A DNA window from Bacteroides cellulosilyticus contains the following coding sequences:
- a CDS encoding capsular polysaccharide biosynthesis protein CapF: MKILVTGAQGFVGRNLVSQLHNIQEGKARNYGISGESLTVYEYDLDSDPSELDIYCKQADFVFNLAGVNRPKDESEFMKGNFGFASTLLDTLKKYNNTCPVMISSSIQAAQDNPYGESKRAGERLLFDYSKEAGAKVLVYRFPNVFGKWCRPNYNSAVATFCNNIAHDIPIQVNDPSVVMNLVYIDDVVDELISALRGKEHYVEEYCTVPVVHTITLGDIAELIKSFRQMSDTLAVPDLSDAFTKKLYSTYLSYLPKDKFCYPLKMNVDDRGSFTEIIRTADRGQFSVNISKPGITKGQHWHHTKNEKFVVVSGHGLIQLRKIGTEEVVNFEVSGEKIEAVEMIPGYTHNIVNLSETEDLVTFMWCNECFDPERPDTYFEKV, encoded by the coding sequence ATGAAAATTTTAGTGACCGGTGCTCAAGGGTTTGTCGGCCGGAATTTAGTATCGCAATTACATAATATTCAAGAAGGGAAGGCCCGTAATTATGGAATATCGGGTGAAAGCCTGACTGTCTATGAGTATGATTTGGATAGCGATCCTTCCGAACTGGATATTTATTGCAAACAAGCAGATTTTGTGTTCAATCTGGCAGGTGTCAACCGCCCGAAGGACGAGTCTGAGTTTATGAAAGGAAATTTCGGTTTTGCCTCCACATTGCTTGATACGCTGAAAAAATATAATAATACGTGTCCGGTGATGATATCATCTTCCATACAGGCTGCCCAGGACAATCCTTACGGTGAATCGAAACGTGCAGGAGAACGGTTGTTGTTTGATTATAGTAAAGAAGCGGGTGCAAAGGTGCTGGTATATCGCTTCCCGAATGTTTTCGGTAAGTGGTGTCGTCCCAACTATAACAGTGCAGTGGCTACATTCTGCAATAATATCGCTCATGATATACCCATTCAGGTTAATGACCCTTCGGTAGTGATGAACTTGGTATATATAGACGATGTGGTGGACGAATTGATTTCAGCATTGAGGGGCAAAGAGCATTATGTGGAGGAGTATTGTACAGTGCCTGTGGTGCATACGATAACTCTTGGTGATATTGCGGAGCTGATAAAATCGTTCAGGCAGATGTCCGATACTTTGGCAGTACCTGATTTGAGCGATGCTTTTACGAAGAAACTTTATTCTACCTATCTTTCATATTTGCCAAAAGATAAATTCTGTTATCCTTTGAAGATGAATGTGGACGATCGTGGCAGTTTTACTGAAATTATTCGTACTGCCGACCGTGGACAGTTCTCGGTGAACATTTCCAAACCGGGCATCACGAAAGGGCAACATTGGCATCATACCAAGAACGAAAAGTTTGTGGTGGTGAGCGGACATGGGCTGATACAGCTACGAAAGATAGGAACGGAAGAGGTGGTGAACTTCGAAGTGAGCGGTGAAAAAATAGAGGCGGTGGAGATGATTCCCGGATATACACACAATATAGT
- a CDS encoding polysaccharide biosynthesis protein: MSIFKNKILLITGGTGSFGNAVLRRFLNSDIKEIRIFSRDEKKQDDMRHHLQSPKVKFYIGNVRDRQSVDGAMVGVDYVFSAAALKQVPSCEFFPLQAVQTNVIGTDNVLESAIAHGVKNVVVLSTDKAAYPINAMGISKAMMEKVAIAKGRALGDEAGTTICCTRYGNVMASRGSVIPLWVEQIKNSKPITITDPNMTRFMMTLDDAVDLVIYAFEHGHNGDLFVQKAPAATLDVLAQALKETYARIKPEYGDTEVKNIGTRHGEKLYETLVTREEMAKAIDMGEYYRIPCDTRDLNYDKFFTEGNEDIARIEDYHSHNTARLDVEGMKKLLLKLRFIREDLGLEEKAKTTEIKSE, from the coding sequence ATGTCAATATTCAAAAATAAAATCCTGTTAATAACAGGTGGTACAGGCAGTTTCGGCAATGCTGTGCTTCGTCGTTTCCTAAACAGCGACATCAAGGAAATCCGTATCTTTTCTCGTGATGAGAAAAAGCAAGATGACATGCGTCATCACTTGCAGAGTCCTAAAGTGAAATTCTATATTGGCAATGTCCGTGACCGTCAATCTGTAGATGGAGCGATGGTGGGCGTGGACTATGTTTTTTCCGCAGCTGCCTTGAAGCAGGTGCCCAGTTGTGAGTTCTTTCCATTACAGGCTGTACAGACCAATGTGATTGGTACTGACAATGTGTTGGAATCTGCCATAGCTCACGGTGTAAAAAACGTAGTAGTGCTTAGTACGGACAAGGCTGCCTATCCCATCAATGCTATGGGCATCAGTAAAGCAATGATGGAAAAGGTAGCTATTGCTAAAGGCCGTGCCTTGGGTGATGAAGCGGGGACTACCATTTGTTGCACCCGTTACGGAAATGTAATGGCAAGCCGTGGTTCTGTGATTCCTCTGTGGGTGGAACAAATTAAAAACAGTAAACCGATTACGATTACAGATCCGAATATGACCCGTTTCATGATGACGCTGGATGATGCTGTGGATTTGGTAATCTATGCATTTGAGCATGGTCACAACGGAGACTTGTTTGTTCAGAAGGCTCCGGCTGCCACATTAGATGTTTTGGCTCAGGCCTTGAAGGAAACATATGCGCGGATAAAGCCTGAATATGGCGATACGGAAGTGAAAAATATTGGTACACGCCACGGTGAAAAGCTGTATGAGACTCTGGTAACCCGTGAAGAGATGGCTAAAGCTATTGATATGGGTGAGTATTATCGGATTCCTTGCGATACCCGTGACTTGAACTACGATAAATTCTTTACGGAAGGTAATGAGGATATTGCTCGGATAGAGGATTACCACAGCCACAATACCGCTCGCCTGGATGTGGAGGGTATGAAGAAACTTCTTCTGAAACTTCGCTTTATTCGCGAAGATCTCGGACTGGAGGAGAAGGCGAAAACTACGGAAATAAAGAGTGAATAA
- a CDS encoding 3-oxoacyl-ACP synthase III family protein codes for MAYIKAISYYLPEKIVTNEELLQEFPEWNVDKIALKVGVNSRHVAAKNETATDLAEKAARKLFEESSISSSEIDFILLCTQSPDYLLPSSACILQYRLGISTTAGAFDFNLGCSGCIYGMAVAKGLIAGGIAKNVLVLTAETYNKYLHPSDKSNRSIFGDGAAACLVSTEGFAEIGEFILGTDGSGANSLIVKTGGARLPEKTGASVTDDEGHTRYDDYLYMNGSTIFNFTLEAVPTMMKQILEKNGLEKNNVDYYLFHQANKFMLNTIRKVCVLPKDKYYVNLETTGNTVSSTIMIGLKDCMENGIIRKDMRVMCAGFGVGLSWGGVILNFLN; via the coding sequence ATGGCATATATAAAAGCGATTAGTTACTATCTGCCGGAAAAGATAGTGACTAACGAAGAACTATTACAAGAGTTTCCGGAGTGGAATGTCGATAAAATAGCGTTGAAGGTTGGCGTAAACTCTCGCCATGTTGCAGCTAAAAATGAAACAGCTACAGACTTAGCAGAAAAGGCTGCTCGGAAATTATTTGAGGAGTCAAGTATAAGTTCTTCTGAGATAGACTTTATATTGTTATGCACTCAAAGTCCAGATTACCTTCTTCCTTCGTCTGCGTGTATCCTTCAATATAGGTTAGGTATATCAACTACAGCTGGAGCCTTCGATTTTAACCTTGGGTGTTCTGGTTGTATTTATGGAATGGCTGTAGCTAAAGGGCTTATTGCAGGTGGGATTGCAAAGAATGTGTTAGTCCTTACTGCTGAAACTTATAATAAATATCTGCATCCTTCAGACAAGAGTAATCGTTCTATCTTTGGTGATGGTGCTGCAGCCTGTCTTGTTTCTACAGAGGGCTTTGCTGAAATTGGTGAGTTTATACTTGGTACAGATGGGAGCGGTGCTAATAGTCTTATCGTGAAAACGGGTGGTGCTCGTTTGCCAGAGAAAACAGGAGCATCAGTTACTGATGATGAAGGTCATACACGCTACGATGATTATCTCTATATGAATGGTAGTACTATCTTCAACTTTACCCTTGAAGCCGTACCGACTATGATGAAACAAATATTGGAAAAGAATGGTTTGGAAAAGAATAATGTAGATTACTATCTTTTTCATCAAGCGAACAAATTTATGCTTAATACCATTCGCAAAGTCTGTGTGCTACCAAAGGATAAGTATTATGTAAATCTTGAGACTACAGGCAATACTGTGTCTTCGACTATAATGATAGGTCTGAAAGATTGTATGGAGAATGGAATTATACGTAAAGATATGCGGGTAATGTGTGCTGGATTTGGTGTTGGTCTCAGTTGGGGTGGAGTTATCCTCAATTTTTTAAATTAG
- a CDS encoding SDR family NAD(P)-dependent oxidoreductase: MSEVFNPFSLQGKTILVTGASTGIGKSIAISCAKMSATVIITARNEERLNATLAQMPGDHKTVKADLTNSADIESLVASLPKLDGIVHNAGVGSRVPCKMISEENIAEVMRPNFEAPLLLQTALLKDKIINKSASIVFIASRAASVPSMGNAVYSASKGAIVSYARCLALELAPRLIRVNCICPAMVWTELILKGGVTEEVLHKEEQKYPLKRYGKPQDIANLCLYLLSDASIWMTGSAIDITGGSIML; encoded by the coding sequence ATGTCAGAGGTATTCAATCCTTTTTCGTTGCAAGGAAAGACTATCCTTGTAACTGGAGCGTCTACTGGTATAGGAAAGTCAATCGCTATTTCCTGTGCTAAGATGAGCGCAACAGTCATAATTACAGCTCGTAATGAAGAACGACTCAATGCTACCCTTGCACAGATGCCTGGTGACCATAAGACAGTTAAAGCAGACTTGACTAATAGCGCAGATATTGAATCTTTGGTCGCTTCACTACCAAAACTTGATGGCATAGTGCATAATGCTGGTGTAGGGAGTCGTGTACCTTGCAAGATGATTTCGGAAGAAAACATTGCAGAGGTGATGCGTCCCAATTTTGAAGCTCCTCTTCTTTTACAGACAGCTCTGTTAAAAGATAAGATAATTAACAAATCTGCATCAATCGTTTTTATAGCTTCTCGCGCTGCAAGCGTACCCAGTATGGGTAATGCTGTGTATAGTGCTTCGAAAGGTGCTATAGTTTCATATGCAAGGTGTCTTGCACTTGAATTAGCTCCACGTTTAATTCGGGTAAACTGTATTTGTCCAGCGATGGTTTGGACTGAACTAATTCTCAAAGGTGGAGTGACAGAAGAAGTTTTGCACAAAGAAGAACAAAAATATCCATTGAAGCGATATGGAAAACCTCAAGATATTGCAAATTTGTGTCTATATCTTCTTAGCGATGCGAGTATATGGATGACAGGTTCTGCAATTGATATCACGGGAGGTTCTATTATGTTATAA
- a CDS encoding acyl carrier protein — MKLDEFIATFAEQFDDTDASEIQAQTVFHNLEEWSSLVVMGVIAIAKTQYDKTITGAEINSCVTVEDLFNLINNK; from the coding sequence ATGAAATTAGATGAATTTATTGCAACTTTTGCAGAACAATTTGATGATACTGATGCCTCTGAAATTCAAGCTCAAACAGTTTTTCATAATCTTGAAGAGTGGAGTTCTCTCGTAGTCATGGGCGTGATAGCGATAGCTAAGACACAGTATGATAAAACAATTACTGGTGCTGAGATTAATTCTTGTGTTACAGTAGAAGACCTCTTCAACTTAATCAATAACAAATAA
- a CDS encoding acyltransferase, whose protein sequence is MKPLWGYMASDARMHSYVNIRITKKIFMYEDTSVMPNCRFIISPFGHSRFIMKRHSGMASGVTIIVGNHAIAPQVGCWRKYAITERNGDEDNDVILEEDVWVGANSIVLDGVKIGRGSVVGAGSVIRNSTPPYSIVIGNPAKVIGFVFTPEEIIKHEKILYPEEERLPIDLLEKNFDKYLINRIKEIKAFTKL, encoded by the coding sequence ATGAAACCTTTATGGGGGTATATGGCTTCAGATGCAAGAATGCATTCTTATGTGAATATTAGAATCACGAAAAAAATATTTATGTATGAAGATACGTCTGTCATGCCAAATTGCAGATTCATTATTTCCCCTTTTGGTCATTCAAGATTTATAATGAAAAGGCATTCTGGTATGGCAAGCGGTGTTACAATTATTGTAGGCAATCATGCAATTGCTCCTCAGGTAGGTTGTTGGAGGAAATATGCGATTACTGAACGAAATGGAGATGAAGATAATGATGTTATCTTAGAGGAAGATGTTTGGGTAGGAGCAAACTCTATAGTTCTTGATGGAGTAAAGATAGGAAGAGGATCTGTGGTAGGTGCTGGATCTGTTATAAGAAATAGTACTCCACCTTACTCTATTGTGATTGGAAATCCTGCAAAAGTTATTGGCTTTGTTTTTACTCCAGAAGAGATAATTAAACATGAGAAGATTCTTTATCCTGAAGAGGAACGATTGCCTATTGATCTCTTAGAGAAAAATTTTGATAAATATCTTATTAATCGAATTAAAGAAATAAAAGCATTTACAAAATTATAA
- a CDS encoding glycosyltransferase family 4 protein, protein MKNLCIIYNFAAQYREGIFRLLDKEYDCYWFFGDNKTDIKGLDLNILKNVSLLKNRVFLLRPFYFQSGSLKLLQRKDFSTFLILGDVFCISTWIIAILAKLFYRDKHIYFWSHGWYGKENRIRSFFKKIFFSLADATFLYGNYAKKLMQEEGFTADKLFVIHNSLLYQKQLELRNSLFPSNLYKEHFGNSARNLIFIGRLTPVKKIDLLIEALLILKQSGLQYNLTLVGGGIQEASLKELVEQKYLNDNVWFYGACYDEIKNAELIYNADLCVSPGNVGLTAIHSMMFGTPVITHSCFKFQMPEFEAIHEGLTGSFFDYDSASSIADCIVRWDKKYIDKREEVRLACFNEIDKFWTPQFQLEIIKTNLKFK, encoded by the coding sequence ATGAAAAATTTGTGTATAATATATAATTTTGCGGCTCAATATCGTGAAGGAATATTCAGATTATTAGATAAAGAATATGACTGTTATTGGTTCTTTGGGGATAATAAGACTGATATAAAGGGGCTTGATTTAAATATATTGAAGAATGTTTCTTTATTGAAAAATAGAGTATTTCTTCTTCGTCCTTTTTATTTTCAAAGTGGCAGTTTAAAGTTGCTACAGAGAAAAGATTTTTCTACTTTTCTCATATTGGGTGATGTATTTTGCATTTCTACTTGGATTATTGCAATATTAGCAAAGCTGTTTTATCGAGATAAACATATCTATTTTTGGAGTCATGGTTGGTATGGAAAGGAAAATAGAATAAGAAGTTTTTTTAAAAAGATCTTTTTCTCATTGGCAGATGCAACCTTTCTGTATGGTAATTATGCAAAAAAGTTGATGCAGGAAGAGGGCTTTACTGCTGATAAATTGTTTGTAATTCATAATTCTTTGTTATATCAAAAACAGCTAGAACTACGTAATTCTTTGTTTCCGTCAAACTTGTATAAGGAACATTTTGGTAATAGTGCAAGGAATTTGATATTTATTGGACGTTTAACACCTGTAAAGAAAATAGATCTTTTAATAGAGGCTTTGTTGATATTAAAACAAAGTGGATTACAGTATAATCTTACACTTGTTGGTGGGGGGATACAAGAAGCCTCTTTGAAAGAACTTGTTGAGCAAAAATACTTAAATGATAATGTGTGGTTTTATGGAGCATGTTATGACGAAATAAAGAATGCAGAATTAATTTATAACGCAGATTTATGTGTATCCCCTGGAAATGTAGGCTTAACAGCTATACACTCGATGATGTTTGGTACTCCTGTTATAACACATAGTTGTTTTAAATTTCAGATGCCTGAATTTGAAGCAATACATGAAGGACTTACTGGGAGTTTTTTTGATTATGATAGTGCTTCATCCATAGCAGATTGTATTGTTCGTTGGGATAAGAAATATATAGATAAGCGTGAAGAAGTACGTTTGGCATGTTTTAATGAAATTGATAAATTTTGGACTCCCCAATTTCAATTAGAAATAATAAAAACTAATTTGAAATTTAAATAA
- a CDS encoding UDP-glucose dehydrogenase family protein, whose protein sequence is MNIVIVGTGYVGLVSGTCFAEMGANVTCVDIDTNKINKLKNGEMPIYEPGLEELVKRNVGYGRLRFTTDLIEVLNDVEVVFSAVGTPPDEDGSADLKYVLAVAKQFGQNIRKYTILVTKSTVPVGTAKKVKAIIQSELDKRGVDVPFDVASNPEFLKEGAAIKDFMSPDRVVIGTDSKKAEEVMTRLYQPFLINNFRVIFMDIPSAEMTKYAANAMLATRISFMNDIANLCERVGANVNHVRKGIGADIRIGQKFLYAGCGYGGSCFPKDVKALIRTGIDNDYRMEVIEAVEHVNEKQKSIVYDKLISLMDDINGKTIALLGLAFKPETDDMREAPSLVVIDKLLKQGAAVRVFDPIAMPECKRRIGNVVTYTENLYDCADGADALLLMTEWRQFRLPTWSVIAKVMHGRVVVDGRNVWSRIDLEELGYQYTCIGER, encoded by the coding sequence ATGAATATTGTTATTGTAGGTACAGGTTATGTAGGACTTGTATCAGGGACGTGTTTTGCTGAGATGGGCGCTAATGTTACTTGCGTTGATATTGATACTAATAAGATTAATAAGTTAAAAAATGGAGAGATGCCTATCTATGAACCTGGATTGGAAGAATTGGTAAAGCGTAATGTCGGTTACGGCAGACTAAGATTTACCACTGATTTGATTGAGGTACTCAACGATGTGGAGGTGGTATTCTCTGCTGTAGGGACTCCGCCTGATGAAGATGGATCTGCCGATTTAAAATATGTGCTGGCAGTGGCTAAACAATTTGGTCAGAATATCAGGAAGTATACTATTTTGGTGACTAAGTCTACAGTGCCTGTAGGCACTGCCAAGAAGGTTAAAGCTATTATTCAATCTGAATTAGACAAACGTGGAGTAGATGTGCCTTTTGATGTTGCTTCTAATCCGGAATTCCTCAAAGAAGGGGCAGCTATCAAGGATTTTATGAGTCCTGATCGTGTTGTGATAGGAACAGATAGTAAAAAGGCAGAGGAGGTTATGACTAGACTTTATCAACCTTTTTTGATAAATAACTTTCGCGTTATTTTCATGGATATCCCTTCGGCTGAAATGACGAAGTATGCTGCTAATGCAATGTTAGCAACTCGTATCTCTTTTATGAACGATATTGCTAACCTCTGTGAACGTGTAGGAGCTAATGTAAACCATGTACGTAAAGGTATTGGTGCGGATATTCGTATAGGTCAGAAATTTTTGTATGCAGGGTGTGGATATGGTGGTAGCTGTTTCCCTAAAGATGTTAAGGCATTAATACGTACAGGCATTGATAATGATTATCGCATGGAGGTGATTGAAGCAGTAGAGCACGTGAATGAAAAACAGAAATCTATCGTTTACGACAAGTTAATTTCGCTGATGGATGATATAAACGGCAAAACTATTGCATTGTTGGGTTTAGCTTTCAAGCCAGAGACTGATGATATGCGAGAGGCGCCTTCTTTAGTTGTTATCGATAAATTGTTGAAGCAGGGTGCTGCTGTACGAGTGTTCGATCCTATTGCAATGCCTGAATGCAAACGTCGTATTGGGAATGTGGTAACTTATACGGAAAATCTTTATGATTGTGCTGATGGTGCTGATGCTTTATTATTGATGACAGAATGGCGTCAGTTTCGTCTTCCAACATGGAGTGTGATAGCGAAAGTTATGCATGGTAGAGTCGTAGTAGATGGTCGCAATGTTTGGAGCCGTATTGATTTAGAGGAATTGGGTTATCAATATACTTGCATAGGAGAAAGATAA
- a CDS encoding O-antigen polymerase: protein MLGLSFYVLFFGSWLIQNYQRKKFNISSLLISVYFLSCCSTVALCLIQPNIYDINDITVLASLSHILLLFLFIYPLVVVGNKLNICEINIERGNMNLFSIFVIIAGLLLMCLSISSIREVLSVDNLGAARQEALNREDNSYYRYGIIGYLATIGTMTPLFALFCAFYRLFIWKKADVIFYFLFLTSLSGIFANLSSAGRDGVVRWMMFLVVCLILFKKEFRFKLIPKPLVVLLMIILVTAIIFFSLITIARFGEGEDALVSLLEYIGQPFYHYSNTFNGIGNSYVLGFSAIFPIIPGGVNPLEIARMTSFSFRTDVFNTFVGTFVLDVGFICTFLMAVGFFVFYLGFNKGRIKYFHKIVSYLIFYQVAYIGVFYFVFAMLARQLSFVLLYMLSFCNFRLGKYRFV from the coding sequence ATGTTAGGATTATCATTTTATGTCTTGTTTTTTGGGAGTTGGTTGATTCAGAATTATCAAAGAAAGAAATTTAATATTTCTTCATTGTTGATTTCTGTTTACTTCTTATCTTGTTGTTCGACTGTTGCTTTGTGTCTTATCCAGCCTAATATATACGATATTAATGATATAACAGTCTTGGCTTCATTATCTCATATACTTTTGCTTTTCTTGTTTATTTACCCATTAGTCGTTGTTGGCAATAAACTAAATATTTGCGAAATTAATATAGAAAGAGGAAATATGAATTTATTCTCGATATTTGTAATAATAGCTGGGCTATTATTAATGTGCCTATCGATTTCTAGCATTAGAGAGGTATTATCTGTAGACAATCTTGGTGCAGCAAGACAAGAGGCATTAAATCGCGAAGATAATAGTTATTATAGATATGGTATAATAGGATATCTTGCCACTATTGGTACAATGACTCCTCTATTTGCACTGTTTTGTGCATTTTATCGATTATTTATTTGGAAGAAAGCAGATGTAATTTTTTATTTCTTGTTCTTAACAAGTTTATCTGGAATATTTGCAAATCTTTCAAGTGCGGGGAGAGATGGGGTAGTTCGATGGATGATGTTCTTAGTGGTATGTTTGATATTATTTAAAAAAGAATTTAGGTTTAAATTAATTCCTAAACCTTTAGTTGTTCTACTTATGATAATATTAGTAACGGCTATTATATTTTTTTCATTAATAACAATTGCTAGATTTGGTGAAGGAGAAGATGCGTTAGTATCTTTACTTGAGTATATAGGGCAGCCCTTTTATCACTATTCAAATACTTTTAATGGGATTGGAAATTCCTATGTTTTAGGTTTTTCAGCTATTTTCCCAATTATTCCAGGAGGGGTTAATCCTTTGGAAATAGCACGGATGACATCCTTTTCTTTTAGAACAGATGTTTTTAATACATTTGTAGGCACTTTCGTTCTTGATGTCGGATTTATATGCACCTTTTTGATGGCGGTTGGATTTTTTGTTTTTTACTTAGGATTTAATAAAGGAAGAATAAAGTATTTTCATAAAATTGTATCTTATCTAATTTTTTATCAGGTGGCTTATATTGGTGTATTTTATTTTGTTTTTGCTATGTTAGCTCGCCAGCTTAGTTTTGTGTTGCTGTATATGCTTTCATTCTGTAATTTTCGTTTGGGTAAGTATCGTTTCGTATAG
- a CDS encoding GNAT family N-acetyltransferase, which yields MENRIYLRAFELEDYKTTIVWRRDSQILNMLGGTKYYVSEEKEKKWIEDSIFDTKDIRLAVCLTESNLHIGNVYLTHIDMQNRNAESHILIGNKSYWGRGYAGEALKLLLDYAFNERGLHRIFSLVLDTNIQSLKMHKKLGYQQEGIMRESVFKNGEYQNQIILSILSDYKRSK from the coding sequence ATGGAAAATAGAATATATCTAAGAGCATTTGAACTCGAAGATTATAAAACAACTATTGTTTGGAGAAGAGATTCTCAGATTTTGAACATGCTTGGTGGTACAAAATATTATGTTTCGGAAGAAAAAGAAAAAAAGTGGATTGAAGATAGTATTTTTGATACAAAAGATATCAGATTAGCAGTATGTTTGACTGAAAGTAATCTTCATATTGGTAATGTCTATTTAACGCATATTGACATGCAGAATAGAAATGCAGAGTCACATATTCTCATTGGCAACAAATCATATTGGGGCAGAGGTTATGCTGGCGAAGCTTTGAAATTATTGCTAGACTATGCATTTAATGAAAGAGGATTGCATCGAATATTTTCGTTAGTGTTAGATACTAATATTCAAAGTTTGAAGATGCATAAGAAACTTGGTTATCAACAGGAAGGCATAATGCGTGAATCAGTGTTTAAGAATGGAGAATATCAAAATCAAATAATTTTGTCTATACTGTCTGATTATAAGAGGAGTAAGTAA
- a CDS encoding acetyl-CoA carboxylase biotin carboxylase subunit family protein, producing MKQKHKKLLLLGGLRYLLPVIETAHKLGYYVITCDYIPDNIAHKYADEYHNVSIIDKEAVLDLARKLQIDGIMSFAVDPGVVTAAYVQEQMGLPAFGPYESVCILQNKDKFRNFLTQNGFNVPKAKGFSTVEEAMSEAYWYPWPVIVKPTDSAGSKGVTKVDSFVQLKPALEYAFEHSLSKRIIVEEFLEKQGCSSDTDSFSIDGKLKFVSFSAQYFDTAATNPYTPSAYSWPSTMTHEQEAELTSELQRLLTLLDMRTTIYNIETRIGTNGKAYIMEVSPRGGGNRLAEMLRYATGVDLITACVRAAVGDIVENVEQKPYNGHWAEVILHADKNGIFQELILDASVVGAEVIEEDLWVKPGDHVNGFEGANDAIGTLVLKFSSEEELVRALTCQHTWLTVIVK from the coding sequence ATGAAACAAAAACACAAGAAACTGCTTCTTTTGGGCGGTTTGCGCTATTTACTTCCGGTAATAGAAACTGCTCATAAATTGGGATATTACGTTATTACATGTGATTATATCCCTGATAATATTGCTCATAAATATGCTGATGAATACCATAATGTAAGTATAATAGATAAAGAAGCTGTTTTGGATTTAGCCCGTAAGTTGCAAATAGATGGTATAATGTCTTTTGCTGTTGATCCAGGAGTTGTTACGGCTGCATACGTCCAAGAACAGATGGGACTGCCTGCATTCGGTCCTTATGAGTCTGTGTGTATTCTGCAAAATAAAGATAAGTTTCGTAATTTCCTTACTCAAAATGGTTTCAATGTGCCTAAAGCCAAAGGTTTTTCAACGGTGGAGGAAGCTATGTCCGAAGCCTATTGGTATCCTTGGCCTGTAATAGTGAAACCCACTGATTCTGCGGGTAGTAAAGGAGTGACGAAAGTGGATTCCTTTGTACAGTTAAAACCTGCTTTGGAGTACGCTTTTGAACATTCACTGTCCAAGCGCATCATTGTAGAAGAATTTCTTGAGAAACAAGGATGTTCTTCTGATACGGATAGTTTCTCTATTGACGGGAAGTTGAAATTTGTATCTTTTTCTGCTCAGTATTTTGATACTGCTGCTACCAATCCTTATACACCTTCTGCTTATAGTTGGCCATCAACCATGACACATGAACAAGAAGCTGAATTGACTTCCGAGTTGCAAAGACTTCTTACGCTATTGGATATGCGTACCACCATTTATAATATAGAAACTCGTATAGGAACAAATGGGAAAGCTTATATTATGGAAGTTTCTCCCCGTGGTGGGGGCAATCGTTTGGCAGAAATGTTGCGTTATGCTACCGGTGTAGATTTGATTACGGCGTGCGTGCGTGCAGCTGTAGGAGATATTGTGGAAAATGTAGAGCAAAAGCCTTATAATGGTCATTGGGCCGAGGTTATACTCCATGCAGATAAAAATGGCATATTCCAAGAATTGATACTTGATGCTTCTGTGGTAGGCGCAGAAGTTATAGAAGAAGATTTATGGGTGAAACCGGGAGACCATGTTAATGGATTTGAAGGAGCGAATGATGCGATTGGTACATTGGTGTTGAAATTCAGTTCAGAAGAAGAACTGGTACGGGCGCTAACGTGCCAACATACATGGTTGACGGTAATTGTGAAATGA